A single window of Methanoregula sp. DNA harbors:
- a CDS encoding ATP-dependent DNA helicase, with amino-acid sequence MDAFDAFFPYVEYRPHQREMLEFAAQCARGGGIAMVDAPTGSGKSSVVASLLAESKGRKVVIAVRTISQLSTFIRELTLIKKKQPQLRTAYLIGKASMCPLGGEGDVYRRCEGVKVFSSSLMRDRAEKGVLVPSKDPFIIQQIRRMDREHPLICPYFIHSKSFVQADTGGLKMVPSNSLRIKADHMAGQQVSPSELAEYCSDLCPYELMLHAARNADVIILNYHHLFDNAIRDQLYLSLNIEPEDVMLLIDEAHNCGDVIQSIGSVGLAEHDLEKASRELSGMRRRHKGADAVQHVLPRLTGFIRGLGNSTEAEDWFDPAIFDRMVVKGSLYKDLEEIVDEVMGLAESVREKNQKTGDYRETAIERLTLFLLRLSQSAHDPAYLTIYRRDNEGITLEVRNIDPSAPLQEICSSHACCMLISGTLSPVQSYRRYYFGSLDVKTLILPNMFPEKNRLICCASDVTTAFSLRQDMKNYEKIEQYIIAFSALPGNVAVYFPSYQILESFAQKCIPGIRRKTVYIEPRGATDAGSALSEFMSLPSRGGAGVMFAVCGGKWSEGLDYRGEMLAGAMVVGLPLAPFNRVRRMVIEYFRHKFGSEGEFLCYTLPAISRALQALGRVLRTPQDRGVLVLAERRFLESRVRNALPGWISDEMIESDISRFRQVVSAWK; translated from the coding sequence ATGGATGCATTCGACGCATTCTTCCCGTACGTTGAATACCGCCCGCACCAGCGCGAGATGCTGGAATTTGCAGCACAATGCGCACGCGGGGGCGGTATCGCAATGGTCGACGCACCGACCGGCAGCGGAAAATCAAGCGTTGTCGCATCCCTGCTCGCCGAAAGCAAGGGGCGCAAGGTGGTTATCGCGGTGCGCACGATCAGCCAGCTGAGCACATTCATCCGTGAACTTACGCTGATTAAAAAGAAACAACCCCAGCTCAGGACGGCATATCTCATTGGGAAAGCAAGCATGTGCCCTCTTGGTGGCGAAGGGGATGTGTACCGCAGGTGCGAAGGTGTTAAGGTGTTCTCATCGTCCCTCATGCGCGACCGTGCGGAGAAAGGCGTGCTTGTACCGTCAAAAGATCCTTTCATCATCCAGCAGATCCGGCGCATGGACAGGGAACATCCGCTCATCTGTCCCTATTTTATCCACAGTAAATCCTTCGTTCAGGCTGATACCGGTGGTCTGAAGATGGTCCCCTCAAATTCCCTGCGCATAAAAGCGGACCATATGGCCGGGCAGCAGGTGAGCCCTAGTGAACTGGCGGAGTACTGCAGTGACCTATGCCCGTACGAACTGATGCTGCATGCCGCGCGGAACGCCGATGTGATTATCCTGAACTACCATCACCTCTTTGATAACGCGATACGGGACCAGCTTTACCTGTCTCTCAACATCGAACCGGAGGATGTGATGCTGCTGATCGATGAAGCACACAACTGCGGGGATGTAATCCAGTCCATAGGAAGCGTGGGATTGGCAGAACACGATCTCGAAAAGGCATCCCGCGAATTGTCCGGCATGCGGAGGCGCCACAAGGGTGCCGATGCGGTTCAGCATGTGCTTCCCCGGCTCACCGGTTTCATAAGGGGGCTGGGTAACTCGACCGAGGCAGAGGACTGGTTTGACCCTGCCATTTTTGACCGGATGGTAGTTAAAGGCTCGCTGTATAAGGACCTTGAGGAGATCGTCGATGAAGTGATGGGTCTGGCCGAATCTGTCCGAGAGAAGAACCAGAAGACCGGGGATTACCGGGAGACTGCTATCGAACGGCTGACATTATTTTTATTACGGCTTTCGCAATCGGCGCATGATCCTGCCTACCTCACAATCTACCGCAGGGATAATGAGGGGATTACACTGGAAGTAAGAAATATTGACCCTTCCGCACCCCTTCAGGAGATCTGCAGCTCCCATGCCTGTTGTATGTTGATCTCAGGAACCCTGTCCCCAGTCCAAAGTTACCGACGGTATTATTTTGGCAGCCTGGATGTGAAGACCCTGATCCTGCCAAACATGTTCCCTGAAAAGAACCGGCTAATCTGTTGCGCCAGTGATGTTACAACAGCGTTTTCGTTGCGGCAGGACATGAAAAATTATGAAAAAATTGAACAGTATATAATCGCTTTTTCTGCGCTACCAGGAAATGTTGCAGTGTATTTTCCCAGTTACCAGATCCTTGAATCATTTGCACAAAAGTGTATACCGGGAATCAGGAGAAAAACAGTATATATTGAGCCCAGGGGTGCCACCGATGCCGGGTCCGCACTTTCGGAATTCATGTCATTGCCATCCCGGGGCGGGGCGGGCGTGATGTTTGCAGTCTGTGGAGGAAAGTGGAGCGAGGGTCTTGATTATCGTGGTGAGATGCTCGCCGGGGCAATGGTTGTCGGGCTCCCGCTTGCACCATTTAACCGTGTCCGCAGGATGGTGATCGAATATTTCCGGCATAAATTCGGATCGGAAGGGGAATTCCTCTGCTACACGCTTCCGGCGATTAGCCGCGCCCTCCAGGCGCTGGGCAGGGTGCTGCGCACCCCGCAGGACCGCGGTGTGCTGGTGCTGGCTGAACGACGTTTTTTGGAAAGCCGGGTGAGAAACGCGCTTCCCGGCTGGATATCTGATGAGATGATCGAATCCGACATCAGTCGGTTCCGACAGGTTGTGTCTGCATGGAAGTGA
- a CDS encoding MGMT family protein, giving the protein MEVNGGSCRFGLWYVHVWWSGNLIHRVRFSKTGIPGPVPAPFLQYCAGLPVDLSIFKSIARKGDTLYAKIYRAVQDVPYGSQATYGEIALIVGTAPRVIGRAMMQNPTPLVVPCHRIIGARGLGGFTPDIEIKEALLAMEKKGLQKK; this is encoded by the coding sequence ATGGAAGTGAACGGGGGATCATGCCGGTTCGGGCTCTGGTATGTCCATGTCTGGTGGAGCGGAAACCTGATCCACAGGGTGAGATTTTCAAAAACCGGTATCCCAGGCCCGGTTCCAGCTCCATTTCTCCAGTATTGTGCCGGATTACCAGTCGACCTCTCAATATTCAAAAGCATCGCCCGAAAAGGGGACACTCTTTATGCAAAAATTTACCGTGCAGTACAGGATGTGCCTTATGGTTCACAAGCGACATATGGCGAGATCGCGTTAATAGTTGGCACCGCTCCCCGGGTTATCGGTCGGGCAATGATGCAAAATCCCACTCCTCTTGTTGTTCCCTGCCACCGGATCATCGGAGCGCGGGGTTTGGGCGGTTTTACGCCTGATATAGAGATCAAGGAGGCACTGCTTGCGATGGAAAAGAAAGGATTACAGAAGAAATAG
- a CDS encoding molybdenum cofactor guanylyltransferase — protein sequence MRSAVVLVGGEARRVNGQEKYFFMYEGKTFISRLIGSLSQVVDEIVLVARDPEQCSRFGHFEAVRCITDIRKGIGPVGGLHAGVLAAKGDLIFVAACDMPCINPDVVDCLFDLIGGSDAAIPCWNKEMYEPLHAVYLRSALLTYLKSHESRSLRDMVRNLKTVYVPVETLRRYDPALTTFTNINRLEELDQFNSTDTV from the coding sequence ATGAGATCTGCAGTCGTGTTGGTAGGGGGAGAGGCAAGGCGTGTCAACGGACAGGAAAAGTATTTTTTCATGTATGAAGGAAAGACATTCATCTCCCGTCTCATCGGATCGCTCTCGCAGGTGGTCGACGAGATCGTGCTGGTTGCCCGCGACCCGGAACAATGCTCCCGGTTTGGTCATTTCGAAGCCGTCCGCTGCATCACGGATATACGGAAAGGGATCGGCCCTGTGGGGGGGCTCCATGCCGGTGTGCTTGCGGCAAAAGGAGACCTGATATTTGTTGCGGCGTGCGACATGCCATGCATCAACCCGGACGTTGTTGATTGCCTTTTTGACCTCATCGGTGGTTCTGACGCAGCAATTCCCTGCTGGAACAAGGAGATGTACGAACCCCTGCATGCAGTCTATTTGAGAAGCGCCCTTTTAACCTATCTAAAAAGCCATGAGTCGCGATCATTGCGTGATATGGTCAGGAACTTAAAGACGGTCTACGTGCCAGTTGAAACGCTTCGCAGGTATGACCCCGCTCTCACAACATTCACCAATATCAACCGTCTCGAGGAACTGGATCAGTTCAATAGTACAGACACGGTATAA
- a CDS encoding PAS domain-containing protein, whose product MKTNEGYHMDISRHVTNDLIELFIVTAAVIGAILSSVFSLSHGIFEVFPFLYILPIILVVYFYPAYGKLFTLCIGLVYIVLVWFYSTAYTNQIIIAAAWFAIFIIIGVVASSYANRLRDEEKKIKKVLETAQDGIFCFELRSNRLHEINSRCARMLKYEREELLGKDLSQIWWSETERADFISCIRIGQSPCKKEVLLVSKDGSPNHYLISAILTTNHVVICSAIDTAIQKNVNEDIRHVFEELEQQVRERTAHLEKSNEQLRAEIEEHRRIENTILNGKQKNDRGEREP is encoded by the coding sequence ATGAAAACAAACGAAGGATACCATATGGATATCAGCAGACATGTGACAAACGATCTCATCGAACTTTTTATTGTAACTGCCGCAGTCATCGGTGCAATCCTTTCATCGGTCTTTTCCCTGTCGCATGGAATCTTTGAGGTGTTCCCATTCCTTTATATTCTTCCAATAATTCTTGTCGTTTATTTCTACCCGGCATATGGCAAGCTGTTCACGCTATGCATCGGCCTTGTCTATATCGTGCTGGTCTGGTTCTACTCCACAGCCTATACAAACCAGATAATCATTGCTGCTGCCTGGTTTGCAATTTTTATTATCATTGGCGTTGTGGCATCTTCATATGCAAACCGGCTGCGGGACGAGGAAAAAAAGATCAAAAAAGTCCTGGAAACCGCACAGGACGGGATCTTCTGCTTTGAGCTCCGCTCCAACCGCCTACATGAGATTAACTCTCGGTGTGCACGAATGCTCAAATATGAAAGGGAGGAGCTTTTGGGAAAAGATCTTTCCCAGATCTGGTGGAGCGAAACGGAACGGGCGGATTTTATTTCCTGTATCAGGATTGGACAGAGCCCGTGTAAAAAGGAAGTCCTGCTTGTATCAAAGGATGGCTCCCCCAACCACTATCTCATCTCCGCAATCCTTACCACAAACCATGTTGTTATATGTTCCGCGATCGACACGGCAATCCAGAAAAATGTGAATGAAGATATCCGCCATGTTTTCGAAGAACTGGAGCAACAAGTCAGGGAGCGGACTGCCCACCTGGAGAAGAGCAATGAGCAGCTCAGGGCAGAGATCGAAGAACACCGGCGTATCGAGAATACCATTCTGAATGGGAAACAAAAGAACGATCGCGGGGAGCGGGAACCATGA
- a CDS encoding PAS domain S-box protein — translation MMDRVLNRQVFWISVIGLTVIGAVYSTIYSLTHGILDVFPFLYFMPIILVVYFYPKRAVVFSLLLSTTYIFIVYFYGFSDPKLVAVSTAWFVIFITISVVTSSFAIGLRAQERKFQRIFENSQAGIFTFDCRTLIMREVNEKCARLLRYECEDLIGRHLSVILPESMERDRFILNLRERSVTGEIELQFAARDGTVRQLLLTASIVPNFIAICSAIDITERKLAEKVIQKAREELEIRVSERTNELTMANEILRAEISERKRFEEAIQLANKKLNTLSSITRHDILNQITALGMYLSLAKEIESDPAVNEYLVKIEQITQLIQRQIRFTRDYQNIGTTTPLWQKVQLIIDNTVTDLQFGKVALETDLNNLEIYADLLLEKVFYNLMDNALRHGEKLTKIRFYFRKDDAGITIVCEDDGVGIPEHAKEKIFRREFYRNTGYGLFLVLEILGITGLSIKETGEPGKGARFEIVVPPGSYRFGK, via the coding sequence ATGATGGATCGGGTGCTGAACCGGCAGGTATTCTGGATCTCTGTCATCGGACTGACGGTCATTGGGGCGGTTTATTCAACGATATATTCCCTCACCCATGGAATCCTCGATGTATTCCCGTTCCTGTATTTCATGCCCATCATTCTCGTAGTCTATTTTTACCCAAAACGGGCAGTGGTATTTTCACTTCTGCTTTCCACAACATATATCTTCATCGTCTACTTTTACGGGTTCTCCGATCCGAAACTTGTTGCCGTATCCACTGCATGGTTTGTAATCTTTATCACGATCAGTGTAGTGACATCATCATTTGCCATCGGGCTCAGGGCGCAAGAACGGAAATTCCAGCGAATCTTCGAAAACTCACAGGCAGGCATTTTCACATTTGACTGCCGCACCCTTATTATGAGGGAAGTCAACGAAAAATGTGCGCGATTGCTCAGGTACGAGTGCGAGGATCTTATCGGGCGCCACCTTTCCGTCATTTTACCGGAATCCATGGAACGGGACAGGTTCATTTTAAATTTGAGGGAGAGGTCAGTCACAGGAGAAATTGAACTACAATTTGCCGCCCGCGACGGCACAGTTCGCCAGCTCCTTTTAACAGCTTCAATTGTACCCAATTTCATTGCCATCTGTTCTGCGATCGATATTACCGAACGAAAACTTGCAGAAAAGGTCATCCAGAAAGCGCGAGAAGAACTGGAGATCCGTGTGAGTGAGCGGACCAATGAACTGACCATGGCAAACGAGATACTCCGGGCAGAGATCTCCGAACGTAAACGTTTTGAAGAGGCAATCCAGCTTGCAAACAAAAAATTAAACACCCTTTCGTCCATCACCCGTCATGACATCCTCAACCAGATTACAGCACTGGGTATGTATCTCTCGCTTGCCAAGGAAATTGAAAGTGATCCTGCCGTTAATGAATACCTTGTCAAGATCGAACAGATCACCCAGCTGATCCAGAGGCAGATCCGTTTCACCCGGGATTACCAGAATATCGGTACGACAACCCCACTCTGGCAAAAGGTTCAGCTCATCATAGACAACACGGTCACGGACCTGCAGTTTGGCAAGGTCGCACTCGAAACTGACCTCAATAATCTTGAGATTTATGCTGACCTGCTGCTGGAGAAGGTCTTTTACAACCTCATGGACAACGCCCTGCGTCATGGTGAGAAACTGACAAAGATCCGGTTTTATTTCCGAAAGGATGATGCAGGAATTACCATTGTATGCGAAGACGATGGCGTGGGCATCCCGGAGCATGCCAAGGAGAAAATTTTCCGGAGGGAGTTTTATCGGAACACCGGGTACGGGCTCTTCCTTGTTTTAGAGATCTTAGGTATCACCGGACTGTCCATTAAAGAGACGGGAGAACCCGGAAAAGGTGCCCGGTTTGAGATTGTTGTGCCCCCGGGTTCGTACCGGTTCGGGAAATAA
- a CDS encoding type IV pilin N-terminal domain-containing protein — protein MKLMKNDDAVSPVIGVILMVAITVILAAVIAAFVFGMAGNIQKTKVVAATAAQSGNNAIITYQGGQDGPVVNWTFVTVTSSTGTVLKNRASLGNTTGSSITISGATSGQDHVVVTADFLDGSSQVVLDTYV, from the coding sequence ATGAAACTCATGAAAAATGATGATGCAGTATCACCCGTTATCGGTGTGATCCTGATGGTAGCTATTACGGTTATTCTTGCAGCAGTCATCGCTGCATTCGTGTTCGGCATGGCCGGCAACATCCAGAAGACTAAGGTCGTTGCGGCGACGGCAGCCCAGTCAGGAAATAATGCAATTATTACCTACCAAGGGGGACAGGATGGTCCAGTTGTGAATTGGACTTTCGTGACTGTCACAAGTTCAACCGGAACAGTACTCAAAAATAGAGCTTCACTTGGAAACACGACTGGATCTTCTATTACCATTTCCGGAGCGACTTCGGGTCAGGATCATGTAGTTGTTACGGCTGACTTTTTAGATGGAAGTTCACAGGTCGTACTTGATACTTACGTATAA